In Silene latifolia isolate original U9 population chromosome X, ASM4854445v1, whole genome shotgun sequence, the following proteins share a genomic window:
- the LOC141617272 gene encoding uncharacterized protein LOC141617272 produces MSLMNSVVVCVCELIKLLDTDIKTSVKEGVIEKEVEEEERLRKLVDEVKKGGAQSMKIVSEYIENMLHPPNIVDSEVKKTRGRPKKTSVSRTPSQWEYVEKEFPTQSSKSRSSTKSVGKEKEVPKRAPKRGRTTGDGNCGLRCLAFDIYGDENEWLKVRHDLLGELKDNKEFYTDLYAGDKPFNDLCNRVSYEGGLIYRSKWFDSELLFVAANYYDAIFVSLSNSQNATYFPTKPAKLEKSGAKGIFSMVFLGPEEHFVWVRLGNRSPLPRPYPLGHFLYLSQIQDRIALYPQRVTPKSSNKETPIVFDDL; encoded by the exons ATGTCCTTGATGAATTCTGTAGTAGTGTGCGTATGCGAGCTTATTAAGCTTCTCGATACAG ACATTAAGACAAGTGTTAAAGAAGGTGTTATCGAAAaggaagtagaagaggaagagaggTTGCGCAAACTAGTTGATGAAGTGAAAAAAGGTGGTGCACAGTCGATGAAAATAGTTTCTGAATATATTGAGAATATGTTGCATCCTCCTAATATTGTTGACTCAGAAGTTAAAAAGACAAGAGGGCGCCCAAAAAAGACCTCGGTGTCCAGAACACCATCACAATGGGAATATGTCGAAAAGGAATTTCCCACtcagagttctaaaagtagaagcTCAACGAAATCAGTGGGTAAGGAGAAAGAGGTTCCTAAAAGGGCTCCTAAAAGAGGGAGAACCACTG GTGATGGGAATTGCGGGTTACGCTGCCTTGCTTTTGATATTTATGGCGACGAAAATGAATGGCTAAAGGTAAGACATGATTTGTTGGGTGAGTTGAAGGATAACAAAGAGTTTTATACAGATTTGTATGCCGGAGACAAACCATTCAATGATCTTTGCAATAGAGTTTCTTATGAGGGTGGACTTATCTATCGGAGTAAGTGGTTTGATAGTGAGTTACTATTTGTTGCAGCCAATTATTACGATGCAATTTTTGTGAGCTTGTCAAACTCTCAGAATGCGACTTATTTCCCAACAAAGCCAGCAAAATTAGAAAAAAGTGGTGCAAAAGGAATCTTTTCTATGGTGTTCCTTGGACCCGAGGAACATTTTGTATGG GTGCGTCTTGGTAATAGGTCCCCGTTACCAAGACCTTATCCGTTGGGTCATTTTCTTTATCTCAGCCAGATTCAAGATAGAATAGCTCTTTATCCACAACGAGTAACGCCCAAATCGAGCAATAAGGAAACACCTATTGTATTTGACGACTTGTAA